DNA sequence from the Myxococcales bacterium genome:
CGCGGCGACTTCGACCTGTGGGCGCTGGGCAGGTCGGCGCGCTGGGCCGATCCGGTCAGGTCGGCGGCGACGTCAGCGACGATCGCAGCACCGGCGCCGTATCGATCGACACCGACCGCACGCTCTACTTCGACGCCACCCGCGACGACGTGCCCGGATCTACGGGCGCGCCCGACCGCCGACAGCTACGGCCTGCCCGACGCCGGTCGCGCTCGGGCTCGATCCTCGCAGCAAGCGCTCGAACCCGTGCGTCGCGCCCGATCACCCGCGTTCCTGATCTACGTGCTCGACCCGGGCCGAGTCGGCGCGCGCCGACTGGTGGTCACGTTCCGCAGGCCGACGGCGCCTGGTCCGCGCCCGAGCCGCTGGTCGTCAACTGCCCGCGGCCGACTTCGCGCCGGCGCTCGCCCGACGGCCGCCACCTGTTCTTCGTCCGAGGCACGGCGTCGTGCCGCCCCCGCCGACGGCCGCCCGCCCGGCGACATCTACCCAGATCGGAAACCCGGCCGCCGCGCTGCCACCGCGGTGAGCTGACCTGACCGTGAACGCGGTAGACT
Encoded proteins:
- a CDS encoding PD40 domain-containing protein, which produces MRSGDLARTSRRPRIARGAWRRSAVGQGPPAVLGCRRADALALPARHRAARRAAHTCGSSTPAAGPRRRPGPMIRWRWPGPARRWWPRSARPTRDSASPTIRSTAPRVRRSRQRRSRAPDVTTGPTRGPTALEAPCSGRYRDIDPALTPGGTRLYFNSDRPTSGITARGDFDLWALGRSARWADPVRSAATSATIAAPAPYRSTPTARSTSTPPATTCPDLRARPTADSYGLPDAGRARARSSQQALEPVRRARSPAFLIYVLDPGRVGARRLVVTFRRPTAPGPRPSRWSSTARGRLRAGARPTAATCSSSEARRRAAPADGRPPGDIYPDRKPGRRAATAVS